A genomic segment from Candidatus Krumholzibacteriota bacterium encodes:
- a CDS encoding glycosyltransferase family 2 protein, with protein MSDDGGDRLAVSVVIPCRNEASTIGELLEFLLAVTGEEDEILVADGMSDDGTRGIVEGFAARDRRVALVDNPGLHVSSGLNRAIRASGGAYVLRMDAHTRYAPDYIEACIGELERTGADNVGGPQLADGRGYVGGAIAAACLSPIAVGGSRIHDPDYEGPSDSVIYGCWRRSLFDRVGLFDEELVRNQDGEHNRRIAAAGGLIRQTPRIRSWYTPRGDLLSLGGQYEQYGYWKAREIRTFRAVRSWRHLAPGLFVAALAALAVGGLASRRSLGLAGALGAAYLLFLALSAICLCVRRGGWRFLPVIPAAFAFMQLGYGIGFLRGAWDSWVLGRPARARFTRLTRRSGRAGDDGPPGRSRKETEGGSS; from the coding sequence GTGAGCGACGACGGTGGCGATCGACTTGCCGTCTCGGTGGTCATCCCCTGCAGAAACGAGGCGTCGACGATCGGCGAACTGCTCGAATTCCTTCTCGCCGTGACGGGGGAGGAGGACGAGATCCTCGTCGCCGACGGGATGAGCGACGACGGAACGAGAGGGATCGTCGAGGGCTTCGCCGCGAGGGATCGTCGCGTGGCACTCGTGGACAATCCCGGACTGCACGTGTCCAGCGGGCTGAACAGGGCGATCCGCGCATCCGGTGGCGCATACGTGCTCCGGATGGACGCGCACACGCGCTACGCTCCCGACTACATCGAGGCCTGTATCGGGGAGCTCGAGCGGACGGGGGCGGACAACGTCGGCGGGCCGCAGCTCGCCGACGGGCGCGGATATGTCGGCGGCGCCATCGCCGCGGCCTGCCTCTCGCCGATCGCCGTGGGGGGATCGCGCATCCACGATCCCGATTACGAGGGCCCGTCCGACTCGGTGATCTACGGCTGCTGGCGCAGATCGCTGTTCGATCGCGTCGGTCTCTTCGACGAGGAGCTCGTCCGCAACCAGGACGGTGAGCACAACCGGCGCATCGCCGCCGCCGGCGGCCTGATCCGGCAGACGCCCCGCATCCGGTCGTGGTACACGCCGCGGGGCGATCTGCTCTCGCTCGGCGGGCAGTACGAGCAGTACGGCTACTGGAAGGCCCGGGAGATCCGGACGTTCCGCGCCGTCCGGTCGTGGCGGCATCTCGCGCCGGGTCTCTTTGTTGCCGCGTTGGCGGCGCTGGCGGTCGGCGGCCTCGCTTCCCGGCGGTCGCTCGGGCTCGCCGGGGCCCTCGGCGCGGCCTATCTCCTGTTTCTCGCCCTTTCGGCGATTTGTCTCTGCGTCCGACGCGGGGGCTGGCGGTTCCTGCCCGTCATTCCCGCGGCCTTCGCGTTCATGCAGCTGGGGTACGGGATCGGGTTTCTCCGGGGCGCGTGGGATTCCTGGGTGCTGGGGCGGCCGGCGCGGGCGCGGTTCACGCGGTTGACCCGGCGGTCTGGCCGCGCCGGGGACGATGGCCCGCCCGGGCGGAGCCGGAAGGAAACGGAAGGCGGATCGTCGTGA
- a CDS encoding SDR family oxidoreductase: MARVLAEHGHDLVLVARDGRALDRLRDEIEGESGVRVMVIPADLSEPGAADAIHGKLAGEGIGVDVLVNNAGFGRYGPFHESDRDAALRMIRCNVVALTELTRLLLPGMVARGRGRILNLASTASFRPGPFMAVYFATKAYVLSLSESLAAELAGTGVTVTALCPGATATGFAGAAGTAESRAAELKGIPGPREVALFGYRSMTAGRAVAVHGLANRLIVGALRFMPRRLVARISRRVRETP; the protein is encoded by the coding sequence ATGGCCCGCGTGCTCGCCGAACACGGGCACGATCTCGTCCTCGTCGCCCGGGACGGCAGGGCGCTCGACCGGTTGCGGGATGAGATCGAGGGCGAATCCGGCGTGCGCGTCATGGTCATTCCCGCCGACCTGTCGGAGCCGGGCGCCGCCGACGCGATCCACGGGAAACTCGCCGGCGAGGGGATCGGGGTCGATGTCCTCGTCAACAACGCCGGATTCGGCCGGTACGGTCCCTTCCACGAATCGGACCGGGACGCGGCGCTGCGCATGATCCGGTGCAACGTCGTCGCGCTCACCGAGCTCACGAGACTGCTCCTGCCCGGCATGGTGGCGCGCGGACGGGGGCGGATCCTCAACCTCGCCTCGACGGCCTCATTCAGGCCCGGTCCCTTCATGGCGGTCTATTTCGCGACCAAGGCCTACGTCCTTTCCCTCTCCGAGTCGCTCGCCGCCGAGCTCGCGGGCACCGGCGTCACCGTGACGGCCCTCTGTCCGGGGGCGACGGCCACCGGATTCGCCGGGGCGGCGGGAACGGCCGAGTCGCGCGCCGCCGAGCTGAAGGGGATTCCGGGGCCGCGCGAGGTGGCCCTCTTCGGGTACCGGAGCATGACGGCCGGCAGGGCGGTCGCCGTGCACGGCCTGGCGAACCGCCTGATCGTCGGGGCGCTGCGATTCATGCCGCGAAGGCTCGTGGCCAGGATATCGCGGCGTGTGAGGGAGACGCCATGA
- a CDS encoding polysaccharide deacetylase family protein — MSDKRPDTVPLLVTMDLEFAPDHDAEAQSRVLGRLAGDLAPMGIPLTVFATADAAERFAGPVRRLAGDGHDIACHGLDHGRWEDYRALPFERARSSIGEAAGRIGAIAGERPTSFRGPGMTTSSAAQRALEEHGFLADFSVCPQRIDLVGRAGDDPARLVAPRRPYRPSADSPYRRGTRPILVVPLSGFGAPFLSGVLFMVGPGAMKLFFRALLAEARRTGSPIVYLFHSYEFAAYTGVDGGAARDGHARGDGPVARRRLHRLYMRSRRRRYEATLSLFDYMRSFGDVRPMTARQFLGSRPAGGRDRT; from the coding sequence ATGAGTGACAAACGACCCGATACGGTTCCCCTGCTCGTCACGATGGACCTGGAGTTCGCGCCGGACCACGACGCCGAGGCGCAGAGCCGTGTGCTCGGACGACTCGCCGGCGATCTCGCCCCGATGGGGATTCCCCTGACGGTGTTCGCCACCGCCGACGCGGCCGAGCGGTTCGCCGGGCCGGTTCGCCGCCTCGCGGGCGACGGGCACGACATCGCCTGCCACGGCCTCGACCACGGGCGGTGGGAAGACTACCGCGCGCTGCCGTTCGAGCGGGCGCGCTCGTCGATCGGCGAGGCCGCCGGGCGGATCGGGGCGATCGCCGGCGAGCGGCCCACGAGCTTCCGCGGTCCGGGGATGACCACCTCGTCCGCCGCCCAGCGGGCGCTCGAGGAACACGGGTTTCTCGCCGACTTCTCGGTCTGCCCGCAGCGGATCGATCTCGTCGGCCGGGCCGGGGACGATCCCGCCCGGCTCGTCGCGCCGCGGCGGCCCTACCGGCCGAGCGCCGATTCTCCCTACAGGAGGGGAACGCGCCCGATCCTCGTCGTGCCTTTGAGCGGCTTCGGCGCGCCCTTCCTCTCCGGCGTGCTGTTCATGGTCGGCCCGGGTGCGATGAAGCTCTTCTTCCGCGCGCTCCTCGCCGAGGCGAGGCGCACCGGCTCGCCGATCGTCTACCTCTTCCACTCCTACGAGTTCGCCGCGTACACGGGTGTCGACGGCGGCGCCGCGCGCGACGGCCATGCCCGCGGCGACGGGCCGGTGGCGCGCAGGCGGCTGCACCGGCTCTACATGCGCAGCCGCCGCCGGCGCTACGAGGCGACGCTCTCCCTCTTCGACTACATGCGCTCGTTCGGGGACGTCCGGCCGATGACCGCCCGGCAATTCCTCGGATCGCGGCCGGCCGGGGGGCGTGATCGCACGTGA
- a CDS encoding radical SAM protein: MSGLLAWTMSRLFRTPPYLILFVSDRCWNRCRHCWYTAEWKKVHLRGASLDLDELSRLAASIGRIRFLSLTGGEAFLREDIVEIASVFARKTRLARYEIPTSGFDTDRVVSVTGRLLRATGPIPLRVDVSLDGTRETHDRTRNAPGGFDNALRTIRELRRIGERHDHFDLGVITTMTAFNQDEIEEIAAVVKEANPGGEWMINVVRDRPRDSSASAVDPARYRRAHEIVDGWIREGGYRGHRGHRSAGWLSAKNATRRGAIMRLLEGRPPAGCCAAGALAGVIHHEGTVMACESLDESFGNLRDHDFDLPAVWRSPRAEGLRAWIRETRCSCTHECFLSVSLLIQPRFWPELVGGRIRLLLSGRKGTRRA; encoded by the coding sequence GTGAGCGGCCTGCTCGCATGGACGATGTCGCGGCTCTTCCGGACGCCGCCCTACCTCATCCTCTTCGTCAGCGACCGGTGCTGGAACCGCTGCCGGCACTGCTGGTACACCGCGGAGTGGAAGAAGGTGCACCTGCGGGGCGCATCCCTGGATCTCGACGAGCTCTCCAGGCTCGCCGCCTCGATCGGGCGGATACGCTTTCTCAGTCTGACCGGCGGCGAGGCCTTCCTGCGCGAGGACATCGTCGAGATCGCGTCGGTGTTCGCCCGGAAGACCCGCCTCGCCCGGTATGAGATACCGACCTCCGGGTTCGATACGGACCGGGTCGTCTCGGTGACCGGGCGGCTGCTCCGCGCGACCGGTCCGATCCCCCTCCGCGTGGACGTCTCCCTCGACGGCACCCGCGAGACGCACGATCGCACCCGGAACGCCCCGGGCGGCTTCGACAACGCCCTCCGGACGATCCGCGAGCTCCGCCGGATCGGGGAAAGGCACGATCATTTCGACCTCGGCGTCATCACGACGATGACTGCCTTCAACCAGGACGAGATCGAGGAGATCGCCGCCGTGGTGAAGGAGGCGAACCCCGGGGGGGAATGGATGATCAACGTCGTCAGGGACCGGCCCCGCGACTCGTCCGCCTCGGCGGTCGATCCCGCGCGCTACCGGCGGGCCCACGAGATCGTCGACGGGTGGATCCGCGAGGGCGGCTATCGCGGCCACCGGGGGCACCGGTCGGCCGGGTGGCTGAGCGCGAAGAACGCGACCCGGCGCGGGGCGATCATGCGGTTGCTCGAGGGCAGGCCGCCGGCCGGGTGCTGCGCCGCCGGCGCGCTCGCCGGCGTGATCCATCACGAGGGCACCGTCATGGCCTGCGAGTCGCTCGACGAGTCGTTCGGCAACCTCCGCGATCACGATTTCGATCTTCCGGCCGTCTGGCGGTCGCCGCGGGCCGAGGGGCTCCGCGCGTGGATCCGGGAGACGCGCTGTTCGTGCACGCACGAGTGCTTCCTCTCGGTCAGCCTCCTCATCCAGCCGCGCTTCTGGCCGGAGCTGGTCGGCGGGCGGATCCGGCTCCTGCTATCGGGGAGGAAAGGAACCCGCCGTGCATGA
- a CDS encoding glycosyltransferase family 4 protein, which produces MKGDRLLVIGPLPPCIGGDSVFTMNLAASGYWREAGIDVATINSTSTDRIRMAGDPYRARDAVRFLRIMRELARKLPRSRFVIICANTSFLLTAGLVLMGILAASRKRFVVKMFGTSLAEGIDAAGSIRRKVAVRLLHRAAYLLPETDGFARTLSSATGIPVDRMRRLPNFIRDADIGRSRGNARFDGRCVFVGQVKREKGVFTIADALAGRQDLSCDLYGPIVDRDRAEFMDRVSPSGNVRYGGILAPADVVSTILRYDALLLPTFHAGEGHPAVILQAFAAGVPVVASRWKYIPEIVPDRKRGVLVPPESPGDLLAAIDLLASDDELRDSIVRNASAYVDAFSERRVVGDLLFGLVGIDSKAGT; this is translated from the coding sequence ATGAAAGGAGATCGCCTTCTCGTCATCGGTCCCCTGCCGCCGTGCATCGGCGGGGATTCCGTCTTCACGATGAACCTCGCCGCCAGCGGATACTGGCGCGAGGCGGGCATCGACGTGGCCACGATCAACAGCACGTCGACGGACAGGATCCGGATGGCCGGCGATCCCTACCGCGCGAGGGACGCCGTCCGGTTCCTGCGGATCATGCGGGAGCTCGCCCGGAAGCTGCCCCGGTCGCGCTTCGTCATCATCTGCGCGAATACGTCATTCCTGCTCACCGCCGGACTCGTTTTGATGGGAATCCTCGCGGCGTCACGGAAGCGCTTCGTCGTGAAGATGTTCGGCACCTCGCTCGCCGAGGGGATCGATGCGGCCGGTTCGATCAGGAGGAAGGTCGCCGTGCGGCTGCTGCACCGGGCCGCGTACCTGCTGCCCGAGACCGACGGGTTCGCTCGGACGCTCTCCTCGGCCACCGGTATTCCCGTCGACCGGATGCGGCGGTTGCCCAATTTCATCCGCGACGCGGACATCGGCCGATCCCGCGGAAACGCGCGATTCGACGGCAGGTGCGTCTTCGTCGGCCAGGTGAAACGTGAGAAGGGCGTCTTCACGATCGCCGACGCCCTCGCCGGGCGACAGGATCTCTCCTGCGATCTCTACGGCCCGATCGTCGATCGCGACCGGGCCGAATTCATGGACCGCGTCTCCCCGTCCGGGAACGTCCGTTACGGAGGCATCCTCGCCCCCGCCGACGTCGTTTCCACGATCCTCCGCTACGACGCGCTTCTCCTCCCCACGTTCCACGCGGGGGAAGGCCATCCGGCCGTCATCCTCCAGGCCTTCGCCGCCGGCGTGCCGGTCGTCGCGTCCCGGTGGAAATACATCCCGGAGATCGTCCCCGATCGAAAGCGGGGCGTGCTCGTTCCCCCGGAATCGCCTGGCGACCTCCTCGCGGCGATCGATCTCCTGGCATCGGACGATGAGCTCAGGGATTCGATCGTCCGTAACGCGAGCGCGTACGTCGACGCGTTCTCCGAGCGCCGTGTCGTCGGCGATCTGCTGTTCGGTCTCGTTGGTATCGATTCGAAAGCGGGAACGTGA
- a CDS encoding TrkA family potassium uptake protein: MAHKYAVIGLGNFGFYVTRTLFEEGHDVIAIDRDEERIQKVCPYCSQAIQGDVTQKDMVRTLGLEEMEAVIVSMGGDANAATLATLYVRELGVPRILVKATNEDHGKILSKVGATDVIYPEKDMAIKTARSLSTPDILDYFPMSGNFMIAEIAPVDAFVGKSLAELQLRTRFNINVVGIKELVPENFILVPPAGFTIKHSDILVVMGHRDDIDKLKNLKKE; this comes from the coding sequence ATGGCACACAAGTACGCGGTGATCGGTCTCGGCAATTTCGGATTCTACGTCACCCGGACCCTCTTCGAGGAGGGGCACGACGTGATCGCGATCGACCGGGACGAGGAACGGATCCAGAAGGTGTGCCCCTACTGCTCGCAGGCGATCCAGGGCGACGTGACGCAGAAGGACATGGTCCGCACGCTGGGCCTGGAGGAGATGGAGGCGGTGATCGTGAGCATGGGCGGGGACGCCAACGCGGCAACCCTCGCCACCCTCTACGTGAGGGAGCTCGGCGTGCCTCGCATCCTCGTGAAGGCCACGAACGAGGACCACGGGAAGATCCTGAGCAAGGTCGGCGCCACCGACGTGATCTACCCGGAGAAGGACATGGCGATCAAGACGGCGCGGAGCCTCTCGACGCCCGACATCCTCGACTACTTCCCCATGTCGGGGAATTTCATGATCGCCGAGATCGCGCCGGTCGACGCCTTCGTCGGAAAGAGCCTCGCCGAGCTGCAGCTCCGCACGCGATTCAACATCAACGTCGTCGGCATCAAGGAGCTCGTCCCCGAGAACTTCATCCTCGTTCCCCCGGCGGGGTTCACGATCAAGCACAGCGACATCCTGGTCGTGATGGGCCACCGGGACGACATAGACAAGCTCAAGAACCTGAAGAAGGAATAG
- a CDS encoding right-handed parallel beta-helix repeat-containing protein, which yields MMRLRGFAPASLMCLLALGTCDAAEGATILVRQDGTGDYTLIRPGISAATNGDTVLVGPGEYYEPTIEIRKPVHLISEEKPIVTTIRMYSGWVMECVTVVDILNVAEPCTVEGFTIRGARDGFAESGGGIFNANSNTTIRNNIITDNWCSGGGGMDISGSPGAVVEYNLITLNEAVTGGGIKGLLRDR from the coding sequence ATGATGCGCTTGAGAGGATTCGCGCCGGCATCTCTGATGTGTTTGCTCGCGCTCGGGACGTGTGACGCGGCGGAAGGTGCGACGATCCTGGTGCGGCAGGACGGGACGGGGGATTATACGCTGATAAGGCCGGGGATAAGCGCGGCGACGAATGGTGATACGGTTCTCGTGGGGCCGGGGGAATACTACGAGCCGACGATCGAGATCCGGAAACCTGTTCATCTGATCAGCGAGGAGAAGCCAATCGTCACGACGATCCGGATGTACAGCGGATGGGTGATGGAATGCGTGACGGTGGTTGATATATTGAATGTGGCCGAACCATGCACGGTGGAGGGATTTACGATCAGGGGCGCGAGGGACGGGTTCGCAGAGTCGGGTGGCGGAATCTTCAACGCCAACTCAAATACCACGATCCGCAACAACATCATAACCGACAACTGGTGCTCTGGTGGCGGCGGGATGGATATCTCGGGCAGTCCGGGCGCGGTGGTCGAGTACAACCTGATCACGCTGAACGAGGCCGTTACGGGTGGCGGGATCAAGGGACTGCTGAGAGACAGGTGA
- a CDS encoding MFS transporter, translating to MNGIGRFPRTFWTANTIELFERLAYYGMNVIISIYLTRRVGFSTELSVSIVGWFIASLYLLPIPAGAVSDRIGFRNGLFIAFGVLAAGYAVLGLFPSKATCVVALALIAVGGAFVKPVISGTVKKTSPEGLSKIGFSIFYMIVNVGGFTGKIVAKLLRQDLGHWIARSGNEGLARWVEANVPPFALTPEIAARAAEQHPPMEPAAFLDMLKWQGLGMQAICLFSTAMALVALLFVFFLYREPDRAGEPVASTKETFLDMFRVLRDVKFIVFLVIFAGFDLMFWQLYLSVPLYIVRHISETAPMALIVAINPGMIILLQLPIAWLVRRMNSRSAMFLGVAISTVAMVLLGVLQTLPGVCVAIACFAIGEMTFAPRFLDYVAGLAPKGKVGLYLGYSYLRSFIANAAGGPLSGYLLAKYVPETGARDPARLWFTFAAIGVATLVALALYNRFAGVEAEGAEPA from the coding sequence ATGAACGGCATCGGCAGGTTCCCGCGCACCTTCTGGACGGCGAACACGATCGAGCTCTTCGAGCGGCTCGCGTACTACGGGATGAACGTCATCATCTCGATCTACCTCACGCGCCGCGTGGGGTTCAGCACGGAGCTCTCCGTCTCTATCGTCGGCTGGTTCATCGCCTCCCTCTATCTCCTGCCGATACCGGCGGGGGCCGTCTCCGACCGGATCGGCTTCCGCAACGGGCTCTTCATCGCCTTCGGGGTGCTCGCCGCCGGCTACGCCGTCCTCGGGCTCTTCCCCTCGAAGGCGACGTGCGTCGTCGCGCTCGCCCTCATCGCCGTGGGCGGGGCCTTCGTCAAGCCGGTGATCTCGGGGACGGTGAAGAAGACCTCGCCCGAGGGGCTCTCCAAGATCGGGTTCTCGATCTTCTACATGATCGTCAACGTCGGGGGCTTCACCGGCAAGATCGTCGCCAAGCTCCTCCGCCAGGACCTCGGGCACTGGATCGCCCGCTCGGGGAACGAGGGACTCGCCCGCTGGGTGGAGGCCAACGTGCCGCCCTTCGCCCTGACACCCGAGATCGCCGCGCGGGCCGCCGAGCAGCATCCGCCGATGGAGCCGGCGGCCTTCCTCGACATGCTGAAGTGGCAGGGGCTCGGGATGCAGGCGATCTGCCTCTTCTCGACGGCGATGGCGCTCGTGGCCCTCCTCTTCGTCTTCTTCCTCTACCGCGAGCCGGACCGCGCGGGGGAGCCGGTCGCATCGACGAAAGAAACCTTCCTCGACATGTTCCGCGTCCTGAGGGACGTCAAGTTCATCGTCTTCCTCGTGATCTTCGCCGGCTTCGACCTGATGTTCTGGCAGCTCTACCTCTCCGTGCCCCTCTACATCGTCAGGCACATCTCCGAGACGGCGCCGATGGCCCTGATTGTGGCGATCAACCCGGGGATGATCATCCTGCTCCAGCTGCCGATCGCCTGGCTCGTGCGGAGGATGAATTCCCGCTCGGCGATGTTCCTCGGCGTGGCGATCTCGACCGTGGCGATGGTGCTGCTCGGGGTCCTCCAGACGCTGCCCGGGGTCTGCGTGGCCATCGCCTGCTTCGCCATCGGCGAGATGACCTTCGCCCCGCGGTTCCTCGACTACGTCGCCGGGCTCGCCCCGAAGGGGAAGGTGGGGCTCTACCTCGGCTACTCATACCTTCGCTCCTTCATCGCCAACGCCGCCGGCGGGCCCCTCTCGGGGTATCTGCTCGCGAAATACGTCCCCGAGACGGGCGCGCGCGATCCGGCGAGGCTGTGGTTCACCTTCGCCGCGATCGGCGTGGCCACCCTCGTCGCCCTCGCCCTCTACAACCGCTTCGCCGGGGTGGAGGCGGAGGGGGCCGAGCCGGCATGA
- a CDS encoding WecB/TagA/CpsF family glycosyltransferase, whose protein sequence is MTVTAKDTVTMESAAVDAAVDRSAAAPAPEVAHAGGALAGPVPAAIRPAGLREVRCGGLPLLTGRFEDAADWIVAEAGASGPAPTIVTHINISNMYRLERRPALREWLARDGVMILDGIGLKVGGLVSGLGWLPDLNGTDLFPFVMERAASRGIGVFLLGGEPGVAERAAARMKERYDGIAIAGCLDGYFGRGEEAAIAARIRRSDARLLLVGRGFVRQEAFVLRQRDRLGVSLAWNVGGLFDFVSGAKPRAPLVLRRVRLEWLYRFLLEPRRMWRRNLVEAPAQLARILRRRPARVAERRGAARDE, encoded by the coding sequence ATGACGGTGACGGCGAAGGACACGGTGACGATGGAATCGGCGGCGGTCGATGCCGCCGTCGATCGGAGCGCCGCCGCCCCGGCGCCGGAGGTCGCGCATGCCGGCGGGGCACTCGCCGGGCCAGTGCCGGCGGCGATCCGCCCGGCGGGGCTCCGCGAGGTCCGCTGCGGCGGCCTGCCGCTCCTGACGGGGCGGTTCGAGGATGCGGCCGACTGGATCGTCGCCGAGGCGGGCGCCTCGGGCCCGGCGCCGACGATCGTCACGCACATCAACATCAGCAACATGTACCGGCTCGAACGGCGCCCCGCCCTGCGGGAGTGGCTGGCGCGCGACGGCGTGATGATCCTGGACGGGATCGGGCTCAAGGTGGGCGGCCTCGTCTCCGGGCTCGGGTGGCTTCCCGACCTGAACGGCACGGACCTCTTCCCCTTCGTGATGGAGCGGGCCGCGTCCCGCGGCATCGGCGTGTTCCTTCTCGGCGGGGAACCGGGAGTGGCGGAACGCGCGGCGGCTCGAATGAAGGAGCGCTACGACGGGATCGCGATCGCGGGATGCCTGGACGGCTACTTCGGTCGCGGAGAGGAAGCGGCGATCGCCGCGCGGATCCGTCGAAGCGACGCGCGCCTGCTCCTCGTGGGCAGGGGGTTCGTCAGGCAGGAAGCATTCGTCCTCCGCCAGCGCGACCGCCTGGGCGTCTCCCTCGCGTGGAACGTCGGCGGGCTCTTCGATTTCGTGTCGGGCGCGAAGCCGCGGGCGCCGCTCGTTCTGCGACGCGTCCGGCTCGAGTGGCTCTACCGGTTCCTGCTCGAGCCGCGGCGGATGTGGCGGCGCAATCTCGTCGAGGCGCCGGCGCAGCTCGCCCGGATACTTCGGCGCCGGCCGGCGCGGGTCGCGGAGCGGCGGGGTGCGGCGCGCGATGAGTGA
- a CDS encoding Na+:solute symporter, with amino-acid sequence MIAGVPALDAAVVILYLLVVFGIGAALARRASRGTDDFFVAGRSLPWWVIGTSMVATTFAADTPLVVSGLVARGGIWQNWIWWYYGIGAIVAVFLFAPLWRRAGVTTDAELVELRYDGRPAAGLRCFRAAWFGVCQNVLVIAWVMRAMAKIILTVTGWGEGAAVLGMSAEVAVVLALFVVAVGYTALSGLWGVVVTDLLQFALAMFGSIWLAVAALRRLGGIGAVAGTIAARGFDAAAILRIVPTPASLAAANPFTEFLLLVFVVWWASYSVDGGGYLSQRLFAAKNERHATLGFLWYAVAHICLRPWPWILVGLCGMAMLGTVEDPETYYPLMMRRILPAGVFGIVLASFVAAFMSTIDTQLNWGSSLVVNDLLRRFLWKGRSEREYVGAARIAVLVLALLGALASFAVTDISAAWKLILSVTAGVGSVYIARWYWWRVNAWSEITAMAAAILTTGVFALLGRSEAMAGRAFLEFPFSTALTVCVSVPAWVAVTFLTRPVDRRRLEAFVERVRPGGPGWRRVYTARPDLVPRPGGRRTTLRIALGLVALYSSLIGIGRIVLGSPKPGIALVLLALIAAAGLWRASR; translated from the coding sequence ATGATCGCCGGAGTGCCGGCCCTCGACGCGGCCGTCGTCATCCTCTATCTCCTCGTCGTCTTCGGGATCGGCGCGGCCCTCGCGCGGCGCGCCTCGCGCGGCACCGACGACTTCTTCGTCGCCGGGCGATCGCTGCCCTGGTGGGTGATCGGCACCTCGATGGTGGCCACCACCTTCGCCGCCGACACGCCGCTCGTCGTCTCCGGGCTCGTCGCCCGGGGCGGGATCTGGCAGAACTGGATCTGGTGGTACTACGGGATCGGCGCGATCGTCGCCGTCTTCCTCTTCGCCCCCCTCTGGCGGCGGGCGGGCGTGACGACCGACGCCGAGCTCGTCGAGCTGCGCTACGACGGCCGGCCGGCGGCGGGGCTGCGCTGCTTCCGCGCCGCGTGGTTCGGCGTCTGCCAGAACGTCCTCGTCATCGCGTGGGTGATGCGGGCGATGGCCAAGATCATCCTCACCGTCACCGGGTGGGGGGAAGGGGCGGCCGTGCTCGGGATGAGCGCCGAGGTGGCGGTCGTCCTCGCCCTCTTCGTCGTGGCGGTGGGCTACACGGCCCTCTCGGGCCTCTGGGGGGTCGTCGTCACCGACCTCCTCCAGTTCGCGCTCGCGATGTTCGGCTCGATCTGGCTCGCCGTCGCCGCCCTCCGCCGGCTCGGCGGGATCGGGGCGGTCGCCGGGACCATCGCGGCGCGCGGCTTCGACGCGGCGGCGATCCTGCGGATCGTGCCGACGCCGGCGTCGCTCGCCGCGGCCAATCCCTTCACCGAGTTCCTCCTGCTCGTTTTCGTCGTCTGGTGGGCCTCCTACTCTGTCGACGGGGGCGGGTACCTCTCCCAGCGCCTCTTCGCCGCGAAAAACGAACGCCACGCCACGCTCGGATTCCTCTGGTACGCCGTCGCGCACATCTGCCTCCGGCCGTGGCCGTGGATCCTCGTCGGCCTCTGCGGGATGGCGATGCTCGGCACGGTGGAGGACCCCGAGACCTACTACCCGCTCATGATGCGCCGGATCCTGCCGGCGGGGGTCTTCGGGATCGTCCTCGCCTCTTTCGTGGCCGCCTTCATGTCGACGATCGACACGCAGCTCAACTGGGGCTCCTCGCTCGTCGTGAACGATCTGCTCCGCCGCTTCCTCTGGAAGGGGCGGAGCGAGCGCGAGTACGTCGGCGCGGCGCGGATCGCCGTTCTCGTCCTCGCGCTGCTCGGCGCGCTGGCGAGTTTCGCCGTCACCGACATCTCGGCCGCCTGGAAGCTGATCCTCTCGGTGACGGCGGGGGTCGGCTCGGTCTACATCGCCCGCTGGTACTGGTGGCGGGTGAATGCGTGGTCGGAGATCACGGCGATGGCGGCGGCGATCCTCACGACGGGCGTGTTCGCCCTCCTCGGGCGGAGCGAGGCCATGGCCGGCCGTGCCTTCCTCGAGTTCCCCTTCTCGACGGCGCTCACCGTCTGCGTCTCGGTGCCCGCCTGGGTGGCCGTCACGTTCCTCACGCGCCCCGTCGACCGCCGGCGCCTGGAGGCCTTCGTGGAGCGCGTGCGCCCCGGCGGCCCCGGCTGGCGCCGCGTCTACACGGCCCGCCCCGATCTCGTGCCGCGGCCCGGGGGGCGCCGCACGACGCTCCGGATCGCCCTGGGGCTCGTCGCCCTCTACTCCTCGCTCATCGGGATCGGTCGTATCGTCCTCGGCTCGCCGAAGCCGGGGATCGCCCTCGTCCTCCTCGCCCTCATCGCCGCCGCGGGGCTGTGGCGCGCGTCGCGGTGA